The Stratiformator vulcanicus genome has a segment encoding these proteins:
- a CDS encoding Bax inhibitor-1/YccA family protein — protein sequence MSLTETYEGSYNHFAADAIADARSEFIRRTYLHLAAAMLVFVGLTGLFLGIEPVRNVLAVTIGQYWFVSIIAFMGVSWLANWWAHSQVSTTLQYVGLATYVLAVALLFVPLLTQASMFYPDVIPAAALLTAIVFGGLTVVVMITGADFSFLRNVLVVGSLAVLGTIGCSLLFGFSLGIVFVSAALALVCGYILYTTSNVLHHYRTDQHVAASLALFACVAELFWWMIRLLSFFSDD from the coding sequence ATGAGCCTAACCGAAACATACGAAGGAAGTTACAACCATTTTGCTGCCGACGCGATCGCTGATGCTCGCTCGGAATTCATTCGCCGGACCTACCTGCACCTCGCCGCAGCGATGCTTGTGTTCGTGGGGCTGACCGGATTGTTCCTCGGAATAGAGCCGGTTCGCAACGTATTGGCTGTGACGATCGGCCAGTATTGGTTCGTTTCGATCATCGCGTTTATGGGCGTGAGTTGGCTGGCCAACTGGTGGGCTCACAGTCAGGTCTCGACGACACTGCAATATGTGGGCCTCGCGACTTACGTGTTGGCGGTAGCCCTGCTCTTCGTGCCGCTTCTCACCCAAGCGTCGATGTTCTATCCAGATGTCATTCCGGCCGCCGCGTTGCTCACCGCAATCGTCTTTGGCGGATTGACAGTTGTCGTCATGATCACCGGAGCTGATTTCTCGTTCCTGAGAAACGTACTGGTTGTCGGGTCGCTGGCGGTCTTGGGGACGATCGGGTGTTCGCTGCTCTTTGGATTCTCACTCGGCATCGTATTTGTCTCGGCAGCACTGGCCCTCGTCTGTGGATATATCCTCTACACAACTTCCAATGTTCTTCACCACTATCGGACCGATCAACACGTCGCCGCATCGCTCGCATTATTCGCCTGCGTGGCAGAATTGTTTTGGTGGATGATTCGTCTGCTCTCTTTCTTTAGTGACGACTAA
- a CDS encoding hydantoinase B/oxoprolinase family protein encodes MTEAVNPPEMKQCWQFWIDVGGTFTDCIASSPQGEITTIKVLSSGAVRGTVSEFLSQTLFRDEERIGEGQKFWVGTHLTTKNAETTRPSTVKIVDFEPGTGLFHCDKPHGLKHGDRYEITTGEPAPIVAIRIALDIAVDDPLPEMTVRLGTTRGTNALLTRTGARTAFVVTEGFADLLEIGDQSRPRLFDLAICKQQPLPEVVLPIPERISAEGDILTPLDESATKTKLQQLRSDGIESVAICLLNAFRNDAHEKNIGRLATELGFQQVSISSQISSKIKVVPRAETTVADAYLTPILRGYIDQIAKLIPNGDRSLKLMTSAGGLISASKFSGKDSILSGPAGGVVGFARVAAEEGFERAIGFDMGGTSTDVARFDGEFEYEQETVKAGVRLSVPTLAIETVAAGGGSICGFDGVRLTVGPKSSGADPGPACYGHGGPLSITDVNVALRLVPEDRFPFPLDHNAVRGRIKSRIDEIAESPMGKSFTVEELASGYRRIAVESMARAIRSVSVSKGFNPAEHGLVAFGGAGPQFACAVARALGIREILISPYAGVLSAFGIGHADVRRSAEWAVLKDLNAELFDEQESLFEQTSERLIRELRDEGIPSSDIASPRRFFELRYRGAETTLTVPLGASAEKTGSAFGELHEGQFGYRRKGRLIEVVSAEIQLTGHTSGHDEPPLPRATKRVVAFDEVAAWFDGSSRPTPLYRYESLNAETTIEGPAIICDASTTIVIEPGFTASMTDRGNLKIVDSSDGGPSRTPISDRHTSEPDPVLLEIFHHRFASIAEQMGNVLQRTALSTNVKERLDFSCAVFSSDGELVANAPHIPVHLGAMSETVKRVIRDVPDLAAGDVIVTNDPFGGGSHLPDVTVVSPVHDVDGGERLYFTASRAHHAEIGGIDPGSVPPFSKNLAEEGVLIRNFRLVSGGRSNETELRDLLGSGRYPSRNVDENLAEIEAQLAANRRGAGQLLALTAETGRKTVTAYMKHIRRASAEKIRLALQAFPNGETTFTDHLDDGSPICVRIEIKGGEAVIDFTGTGPVIADGNLNANRAIVTSAVLYALRCLIAEDIPLNGGVLDPVDILLPECLLNPPEHDDPAKGAAVVGGNVETSQRVVDVLLGAFGLAAASQGTMNNLTFGDDSFGYYETICGGSGATRESDGADAVHTHMTNTRLTDVEVLEHRYPIRVRSFGIRHGSGGGGARAGGDGIVREIEFLKPLQVAMLSERRGNYRPFGLEGGEHGQVGRNLLIRPDGARSDLGGKFRIRAEAGDILRIETPGGGGFGTSSREIDDGS; translated from the coding sequence ATGACAGAAGCCGTGAATCCACCTGAAATGAAACAGTGCTGGCAATTTTGGATCGATGTCGGCGGAACATTCACCGATTGCATTGCGAGCAGCCCGCAAGGAGAAATTACGACGATCAAGGTTCTGAGTTCCGGGGCCGTCCGCGGGACGGTTTCCGAATTCCTCAGCCAAACGCTATTTCGAGATGAAGAACGAATTGGTGAAGGGCAAAAATTCTGGGTCGGCACACACCTCACAACTAAAAACGCGGAGACGACTCGCCCCTCGACGGTGAAAATCGTCGATTTCGAGCCCGGTACGGGCCTGTTCCACTGCGACAAACCTCACGGACTGAAGCACGGCGACCGGTACGAAATCACGACGGGAGAGCCCGCGCCGATCGTCGCGATCCGGATCGCTCTCGACATTGCAGTCGACGACCCGCTACCGGAAATGACGGTCCGTCTCGGCACCACGCGCGGCACAAATGCACTTTTGACGCGAACAGGGGCGAGAACGGCGTTTGTCGTCACGGAAGGATTCGCGGATCTGCTCGAAATCGGCGATCAGTCGCGGCCCCGCCTGTTTGATTTGGCAATCTGCAAACAACAGCCGCTACCGGAAGTCGTTCTGCCGATTCCCGAACGAATCTCCGCCGAAGGCGACATACTCACTCCGCTCGACGAGTCAGCCACGAAGACGAAACTGCAGCAGCTTCGAAGCGACGGCATCGAGTCGGTCGCAATCTGCCTGTTGAACGCCTTTCGGAACGACGCTCACGAGAAAAATATTGGAAGACTCGCGACCGAATTGGGCTTTCAGCAGGTAAGTATCTCTTCGCAGATATCCTCGAAAATCAAAGTCGTTCCGCGCGCCGAGACGACCGTTGCCGATGCCTATCTCACACCGATCCTTCGTGGCTACATCGACCAAATTGCGAAATTGATTCCGAACGGCGATCGATCGCTGAAGTTGATGACGTCAGCGGGCGGCCTGATTTCGGCGTCCAAATTCTCGGGGAAAGACAGCATCCTGTCGGGTCCGGCGGGCGGCGTCGTCGGCTTCGCGCGGGTCGCCGCGGAAGAGGGCTTCGAGCGAGCGATCGGTTTCGATATGGGCGGAACGAGCACTGACGTGGCCCGCTTTGACGGCGAATTCGAATACGAGCAGGAGACGGTCAAAGCGGGCGTGCGACTTTCGGTTCCGACGCTTGCCATCGAGACCGTCGCGGCCGGGGGAGGGAGCATTTGCGGGTTCGATGGCGTGCGGCTGACGGTCGGACCGAAGAGTTCCGGGGCCGATCCCGGTCCGGCCTGCTATGGACACGGCGGACCGCTCTCGATCACCGATGTGAACGTCGCCCTCAGGTTGGTGCCGGAAGATCGATTTCCGTTTCCGCTTGACCACAATGCCGTTCGCGGGCGAATCAAATCGCGGATCGATGAAATCGCCGAATCGCCGATGGGCAAGTCATTCACCGTCGAAGAATTGGCATCGGGGTATCGTCGAATCGCGGTGGAATCGATGGCCCGGGCAATTCGCTCCGTTTCGGTCTCAAAAGGGTTTAACCCCGCGGAGCATGGACTCGTCGCGTTCGGGGGAGCGGGTCCTCAATTCGCCTGTGCCGTCGCGAGAGCACTTGGAATCCGGGAAATACTGATCAGCCCGTACGCCGGGGTTCTGAGCGCCTTCGGGATTGGTCACGCCGATGTTCGGCGCTCGGCGGAGTGGGCCGTGCTGAAGGATCTGAACGCGGAACTATTCGACGAACAGGAGTCGCTCTTCGAGCAAACGAGCGAGCGGCTGATACGCGAACTACGCGACGAAGGAATTCCGTCGTCCGACATAGCATCGCCGCGACGCTTTTTCGAACTGCGTTATCGCGGTGCGGAGACGACATTGACCGTACCGCTCGGAGCTTCGGCAGAGAAAACGGGCTCAGCATTTGGGGAACTACACGAAGGCCAATTTGGCTACCGTCGAAAGGGTCGGTTGATCGAGGTCGTCTCCGCTGAAATACAACTGACGGGGCACACATCCGGACATGACGAGCCGCCTCTTCCGCGAGCAACGAAGCGAGTTGTCGCGTTCGACGAAGTGGCGGCGTGGTTTGACGGATCGTCGCGCCCGACACCGCTCTATCGGTACGAATCGCTTAACGCAGAAACCACGATTGAAGGCCCGGCGATCATTTGCGATGCGTCGACGACGATCGTCATCGAACCCGGTTTCACCGCTTCGATGACCGATCGTGGCAACCTCAAAATAGTCGATTCGTCTGACGGTGGTCCATCGCGTACGCCGATCTCTGATCGCCATACTTCAGAACCCGACCCGGTGCTACTGGAGATTTTTCACCATCGTTTCGCTTCAATCGCCGAGCAGATGGGGAATGTGCTACAGCGGACGGCACTATCGACGAACGTCAAAGAACGGCTCGATTTCAGTTGCGCGGTCTTTTCATCCGACGGAGAACTCGTCGCAAACGCGCCCCACATTCCGGTCCACTTGGGAGCGATGTCTGAGACCGTGAAGCGGGTCATCCGGGACGTCCCCGACCTCGCCGCGGGCGATGTCATCGTGACGAATGACCCGTTCGGCGGCGGATCACACCTGCCTGACGTCACGGTTGTTTCCCCAGTACATGATGTCGATGGCGGAGAGCGGCTTTACTTCACGGCAAGTCGGGCTCATCACGCGGAGATCGGTGGGATCGACCCAGGCAGTGTCCCGCCGTTCTCGAAGAATCTGGCGGAAGAAGGAGTCCTGATTCGAAATTTTCGGCTCGTCAGCGGCGGTCGCTCGAACGAAACTGAGCTGCGGGATTTGCTCGGTTCGGGACGCTATCCTTCCAGAAACGTCGATGAAAATCTCGCCGAGATCGAAGCGCAACTGGCCGCTAATCGCCGCGGGGCCGGCCAACTGTTGGCACTGACCGCCGAGACAGGGCGTAAGACCGTCACCGCCTACATGAAGCACATTCGTCGCGCTTCCGCGGAGAAAATTCGGCTCGCGCTTCAAGCATTTCCGAATGGCGAAACGACCTTCACCGACCATCTCGACGATGGTTCGCCGATTTGTGTCCGGATTGAAATCAAAGGCGGCGAGGCAGTGATCGACTTCACTGGCACCGGGCCGGTCATCGCGGATGGTAATCTCAATGCGAATCGCGCCATTGTCACTTCGGCGGTCCTCTACGCACTGCGGTGTCTGATTGCCGAGGATATTCCGCTCAACGGGGGAGTCCTTGATCCGGTCGACATTTTACTTCCAGAATGCCTGCTCAACCCGCCGGAACACGATGATCCCGCAAAGGGCGCGGCTGTCGTGGGTGGAAACGTGGAGACTTCACAGCGTGTTGTCGACGTGCTACTGGGCGCGTTCGGGCTTGCCGCGGCGAGCCAGGGCACGATGAATAACCTGACGTTCGGTGACGATTCGTTCGGCTACTACGAAACGATCTGCGGCGGGTCCGGCGCGACCCGCGAATCCGACGGAGCCGATGCCGTCCACACACACATGACGAATACCCGACTGACCGATGTCGAAGTATTGGAGCATCGCTATCCGATCCGAGTTCGTTCGTTCGGCATTCGTCACGGTTCGGGAGGCGGCGGAGCTCGGGCCGGCGGAGACGGAATCGTCCGCGAGATCGAATTTCTCAAGCCGCTGCAAGTTGCGATGCTGTCAGAACGGCGGGGCAACTATCGACCGTTTGGACTTGAAGGCGGGGAGCACGGGCAAGTCGGCCGCAATTTGCTGATCCGACCGGATGGTGCCCGCTCCGACCTCGGCGGCAAGTTTCGGATTCGCGCTGAGGCAGGGGATATCCTGCGAATCGAAACGCCCGGTGGCGGCGGATTCGGCACGTCGTCCCGAGAAATCGATGACGGATCATAG
- the hflK gene encoding FtsH protease activity modulator HflK codes for MARQKYDFERPEIDPAKLVWPVTAGALLFVLAILGYWSFYTVEPNEQAVVMRFGRYHATTLPGLHFKIPVVDSVLKVSVEERSMRLPTGDNGSRPGQIDEADTLMLTGDLNAASVEWTVQWKVSDPKDYLFAFQDQYLFEQVVRTIAQAVMNRLVGDYSIDEILTAKRAEVAVAARKATQAILDQYQCGVTVTDLQMQRVTPPLKVKPAFDQVNAAVQQRDRLENEAEKERKQLLPLARANRDKRIKEAQGYAERRRAEVEGELSALRAKYDAYKQAPEVTRERLYLEAMQNVLENVDRKVVIDSDLQQILPLLQLDDGGSN; via the coding sequence ATGGCTAGACAGAAATACGATTTCGAGCGGCCGGAGATCGATCCGGCGAAGCTCGTCTGGCCGGTGACGGCCGGTGCGCTGCTATTTGTACTCGCGATACTCGGTTATTGGTCGTTCTATACGGTCGAGCCGAATGAGCAGGCCGTCGTGATGCGATTCGGTCGCTACCACGCGACGACATTGCCCGGATTACACTTTAAAATCCCGGTCGTCGATTCGGTGCTGAAGGTCAGCGTCGAGGAACGCAGCATGCGATTGCCGACCGGCGACAACGGATCGCGGCCCGGGCAGATTGACGAGGCCGACACGCTGATGCTGACCGGCGACCTGAACGCGGCGAGCGTCGAGTGGACGGTGCAATGGAAAGTGTCCGACCCGAAAGACTATCTGTTCGCGTTTCAAGATCAGTATCTGTTCGAGCAGGTCGTCCGCACGATCGCCCAAGCGGTCATGAATCGCCTTGTCGGCGACTATTCCATTGACGAAATTCTGACCGCCAAGCGAGCCGAGGTCGCCGTGGCGGCGAGGAAGGCCACGCAGGCGATTCTCGACCAATACCAGTGCGGAGTGACGGTGACCGACCTCCAGATGCAGCGGGTCACGCCGCCATTGAAGGTGAAGCCCGCGTTTGATCAGGTCAATGCCGCGGTCCAACAGCGCGATCGACTCGAGAACGAAGCCGAGAAAGAACGCAAACAACTCCTGCCTCTCGCCCGAGCCAACCGCGACAAGCGAATTAAAGAAGCCCAGGGCTACGCCGAGCGTCGCCGCGCCGAGGTCGAAGGCGAATTGTCCGCTCTGCGGGCGAAGTACGATGCTTATAAGCAGGCCCCCGAGGTCACGCGGGAGCGGCTGTATCTTGAAGCGATGCAGAACGTGCTAGAAAACGTCGACCGGAAGGTGGTCATCGATTCGGACCTCCAACAGATACTGCCGCTCTTGCAACTTGATGACGGAGGTTCGAACTAA
- a CDS encoding peptidylprolyl isomerase, which produces MADAKQAVQEAAKEIDFSSKSYQVHLETSEGPIRLEFFPDKAPKHCENFAALAKSNFYDDGEFHRVIEGFMIQGGCPEGSGMGGPGYQIDAEFNDVPHEEGTLSMARSQNPNSAGSQFFICLGRQDFLDGQYTAFGKTVDEESMQTVRSIGSTDTDGSDRPTSKKRIIKAELVEV; this is translated from the coding sequence ATGGCAGACGCCAAGCAAGCCGTTCAGGAAGCCGCCAAGGAGATCGACTTTTCGTCGAAGAGTTATCAGGTTCACCTTGAAACAAGCGAGGGGCCGATCCGATTGGAGTTCTTTCCGGATAAGGCGCCAAAACATTGCGAGAATTTCGCCGCGCTCGCCAAATCAAATTTCTATGACGACGGCGAATTTCACCGCGTGATTGAAGGCTTCATGATCCAGGGCGGGTGCCCCGAGGGCAGCGGCATGGGCGGACCGGGTTATCAAATCGACGCCGAGTTCAACGACGTGCCGCACGAAGAGGGCACGCTCTCGATGGCTCGATCGCAAAACCCGAATTCGGCCGGTTCGCAGTTCTTCATCTGCCTCGGACGCCAGGATTTCCTCGACGGTCAATACACCGCGTTCGGCAAAACAGTTGACGAAGAGAGCATGCAAACCGTCCGCTCGATCGGCTCGACCGACACGGACGGCTCCGATCGACCGACGTCGAAGAAGAGGATTATCAAGGCGGAACTGGTCGAGGTTTAA
- the hflC gene encoding protease modulator HflC: MKNFTPIALMGGLILVVLAIVIANASIYTVNERELAVILQFGRPVASRTEPGLYFKTPFVQEVRRLPKTLQYWRSSEREKLEDLPTSDGKKIEVSAYAIWRITDPEQFVKVLRDVDNAETAIKLRVRSAIRDVITAHSLAEVVRSSDRDLSYSLQVLLPGTSNDDAVPEELPPVDSLPTQPGADVDIEVGRERIVELVSQNVTERLRGAGEPEPVDRGIELVDVGVNNIEFVPQVREAAFERLRTFMETIAAGYLADGEQRKQEIINEARAEVERIIGEGERDSKRIRGDVEASIIADFATAISETGEFYNFLKTLEVYEKSFNSKTRMIMTTDSDLMRLLKSPQGRKND, translated from the coding sequence ATGAAGAATTTCACACCCATCGCCCTTATGGGCGGACTTATCTTAGTGGTGCTCGCGATAGTAATCGCCAATGCGAGTATTTATACGGTGAATGAGCGAGAGCTGGCTGTCATCCTGCAGTTCGGAAGGCCGGTCGCCAGCCGAACCGAACCCGGACTCTACTTTAAGACGCCGTTCGTTCAGGAAGTCCGCCGGCTTCCTAAGACGCTTCAATATTGGCGCAGCAGCGAGCGCGAAAAGCTCGAAGACTTGCCGACGTCGGACGGCAAAAAAATCGAAGTCTCGGCCTATGCCATCTGGCGAATCACCGACCCGGAACAGTTCGTCAAAGTCTTAAGGGACGTCGACAATGCTGAAACCGCTATTAAGTTGCGAGTTCGGTCGGCAATTCGCGACGTTATTACCGCGCACAGTCTGGCAGAAGTCGTCCGCAGCAGCGACCGCGACCTGAGCTACTCGCTGCAGGTACTACTTCCGGGCACCAGCAACGATGATGCGGTTCCCGAAGAACTGCCGCCGGTCGATTCCCTCCCGACACAACCGGGGGCCGACGTCGACATCGAAGTCGGTCGTGAGCGGATCGTCGAACTGGTCAGTCAAAACGTCACCGAACGCTTAAGAGGCGCGGGCGAACCGGAGCCGGTGGATCGCGGCATCGAACTCGTCGATGTCGGCGTCAATAATATTGAATTCGTACCGCAGGTCCGCGAAGCCGCCTTCGAGCGACTTCGAACGTTTATGGAGACGATCGCCGCCGGCTATTTAGCGGACGGCGAACAGCGGAAGCAGGAAATCATCAACGAAGCTCGCGCCGAGGTCGAACGAATCATCGGCGAGGGTGAACGCGATAGTAAACGTATCCGCGGCGATGTCGAAGCGAGTATCATTGCCGACTTTGCCACCGCCATTAGTGAAACGGGTGAGTTCTACAATTTCCTGAAGACGCTGGAGGTCTATGAGAAATCGTTTAACAGTAAAACGCGGATGATCATGACCACTGACAGCGATCTGATGCGGCTGCTCAAAAGTCCGCAGGGCAGAAAAAACGATTAA
- a CDS encoding RluA family pseudouridine synthase, producing MPLLVLQFDVTSELHGRRIDVFLERHLRNYTRWRIQRLIAAGVASVNGEPALLARRVFADDRVAVRLTEPPDKLYAPEGGSIPIIFEDDSLMVINKPAGVIAHPVGERQAGTLCNFLQRHLDEQTDVRGLLRPGIVHRLDRMTSGLMVVSKTYEAHRSLTDQFESRSVRKLYLAHVRGRQLQRSGQINRPIGRHGSGTTILMSCAASAIDPRPAVTRFRVVAHPSSQTTLVACVPRTGRNHQIRVHLASIGHPLVGEPFYRPGDEVIPKDMADSDRPLGLHAAVLQFTHPADNRPMRFKSRPVFNEPT from the coding sequence ATGCCGCTCCTCGTCTTGCAGTTTGATGTTACGTCCGAGTTACACGGTCGGCGGATCGATGTCTTTCTGGAACGGCATCTCCGCAACTACACGCGTTGGCGCATTCAGCGACTGATCGCGGCCGGTGTGGCTTCGGTCAATGGAGAACCGGCACTGCTCGCGCGTCGCGTCTTCGCGGACGATCGCGTTGCCGTCCGATTGACCGAACCGCCGGATAAGCTCTATGCGCCGGAAGGGGGTTCGATTCCCATTATCTTCGAAGACGACTCGCTGATGGTCATCAACAAGCCGGCTGGGGTCATCGCGCACCCGGTCGGCGAGCGGCAGGCCGGCACGCTGTGCAACTTTCTGCAGCGTCATCTCGACGAGCAGACCGACGTCCGCGGACTGCTCCGACCCGGCATTGTGCATCGTCTCGACCGCATGACGAGCGGGCTGATGGTCGTCTCAAAGACGTACGAGGCGCACCGATCCCTGACCGATCAGTTCGAGAGCCGCAGCGTGAGAAAGCTGTACCTCGCCCATGTGCGCGGTCGCCAACTGCAGCGGTCGGGGCAAATCAACCGCCCCATCGGACGGCACGGCTCAGGCACGACAATTCTGATGTCGTGTGCCGCTTCGGCGATTGATCCGAGGCCGGCCGTCACACGGTTTCGCGTTGTCGCTCACCCATCCTCGCAGACAACGCTCGTCGCCTGCGTGCCACGAACCGGGCGGAATCATCAAATCCGCGTGCATCTCGCTTCGATCGGTCACCCGCTCGTTGGAGAGCCATTCTACCGCCCCGGCGATGAGGTAATCCCGAAAGACATGGCCGACAGCGATCGCCCGCTCGGCCTGCACGCGGCGGTCCTCCAATTCACTCACCCGGCCGACAATCGCCCGATGCGATTCAAATCGCGCCCCGTGTTCAACGAACCGACGTAG
- a CDS encoding Kelch repeat-containing protein, whose amino-acid sequence MSRSNRFGRAGSPLSALLAGVVLSCSTLAFPEDGGKSEMKLPDLPEGITSFGAAKSGDSIFVYGGNVGEAHSYNLESQTKAFRQLDLTNPDGWHNIPVTGPPLQGLAMVADGEVLYRLGGFNAENQPDEEQDLHSRDFVQAYDRRAMQPGWDDLTPLPEPRSSFDAIVLDGRVYVAGGWSLNGGSETEWHKTAWSADLSKRPLQWESLTEPPFLRRALALAAHDGKIWVMGGMSPEGPSGRVDVYDPRTKNWSLGPEIDGDTQLKGFGVAAFGIESGLYASTMSGNLLRLSDDGSSWELVQELERKRYFHRMLPGGDDKLVLLGGTSMHEGRHTEVDVIEAIRRDSKD is encoded by the coding sequence ATGTCGCGAAGTAATCGCTTCGGCCGAGCGGGCAGTCCGCTTTCCGCACTTCTCGCCGGCGTCGTACTGTCATGCTCGACGCTGGCATTTCCGGAAGACGGAGGAAAGTCCGAGATGAAATTGCCCGATCTGCCCGAAGGGATTACGAGCTTCGGCGCTGCGAAGAGTGGCGACTCCATTTTCGTTTACGGCGGCAACGTCGGAGAGGCTCACAGCTACAATCTGGAGTCGCAGACCAAAGCCTTTCGGCAACTCGACCTGACCAACCCTGATGGTTGGCACAACATCCCCGTCACCGGCCCGCCGCTCCAAGGACTGGCGATGGTGGCTGATGGCGAAGTGCTCTACCGGCTCGGCGGCTTCAATGCGGAGAATCAGCCGGACGAAGAGCAAGACCTGCATTCGCGAGACTTCGTCCAAGCATACGATCGCCGGGCCATGCAGCCCGGCTGGGACGACCTCACACCACTGCCGGAGCCGCGATCTTCGTTCGACGCAATCGTGCTGGACGGCCGGGTCTATGTCGCCGGCGGATGGTCGCTCAACGGCGGAAGTGAAACCGAGTGGCACAAGACCGCGTGGTCAGCAGACCTCTCCAAGCGACCGCTCCAGTGGGAGAGCCTGACGGAACCGCCGTTCTTGCGACGGGCCCTCGCACTGGCGGCCCACGACGGAAAGATTTGGGTCATGGGCGGGATGTCACCGGAAGGTCCGTCCGGCCGAGTCGACGTCTACGATCCTCGAACCAAAAATTGGTCGCTCGGTCCGGAAATTGACGGCGACACTCAGCTCAAAGGCTTCGGCGTTGCCGCGTTCGGCATTGAGAGCGGACTCTACGCGAGCACAATGAGCGGCAACCTCCTCAGACTCAGCGATGACGGCTCGAGTTGGGAACTCGTGCAGGAATTGGAGCGGAAGCGATATTTTCATCGCATGTTGCCGGGGGGCGATGACAAACTTGTTCTGCTCGGCGGGACCAGCATGCACGAGGGCCGACACACCGAGGTCGACGTCATCGAAGCAATTCGTCGCGACTCCAAAGATTGA
- the mch gene encoding methenyltetrahydromethanopterin cyclohydrolase, translating to MPLSLNARAAAVVDQCLADRETLKIGVSEVAGARVVDFGQASVGGLNAGSMLARICLADLGTVALRSGDFAGRPTAFLDVSTDFPLEACLMSQYAGWQIAVGDFFAMGSGPLRAVATVEKLFGEFDFTESPEVGVLVLETASDVTADVVDFVTQKSGIPRESLTICVAPTASLAGTIQVIARSVETALHQLHERDFDIRQVVSACGSAPLPGVAKSDLDAIGRTNDAILYGGRAVLWVDTTDAQIESIGPLIPSSASPSHGQPFLSLFEAAGRDFYKLDPALFSVAEIVFHNVRTGRAFHYGECVPDLVSQSTGF from the coding sequence ATGCCGCTTTCCCTCAATGCCCGTGCGGCTGCGGTCGTCGATCAGTGTCTCGCCGACAGAGAGACGCTGAAAATTGGGGTCAGCGAAGTCGCCGGTGCGCGGGTTGTCGATTTCGGGCAAGCGTCCGTCGGCGGATTGAATGCCGGATCGATGCTGGCACGAATCTGCCTCGCTGATCTCGGAACGGTCGCGCTCCGGTCGGGCGACTTCGCAGGACGACCGACGGCCTTCCTCGATGTCTCGACCGATTTTCCGCTCGAAGCGTGTTTAATGTCGCAATACGCCGGATGGCAGATTGCCGTCGGCGACTTCTTCGCGATGGGTTCCGGCCCGCTGCGCGCAGTCGCAACGGTCGAAAAGCTCTTCGGCGAATTTGATTTCACCGAGTCGCCCGAAGTCGGAGTGCTCGTCCTCGAAACGGCGAGCGACGTGACGGCGGATGTCGTCGATTTTGTCACACAGAAGTCAGGCATTCCGCGAGAATCGCTGACGATCTGTGTCGCGCCGACCGCGAGTCTGGCCGGCACCATACAGGTGATCGCAAGGTCGGTCGAGACGGCGCTTCATCAGTTGCACGAAAGAGATTTCGACATCCGACAGGTCGTCAGTGCCTGCGGGTCGGCCCCGTTGCCCGGTGTGGCCAAAAGCGATTTGGACGCGATCGGGCGAACGAATGATGCGATCCTGTACGGCGGTCGGGCTGTGCTCTGGGTTGATACCACGGACGCACAAATCGAAAGTATCGGACCGCTGATCCCATCGTCGGCATCACCGTCACATGGGCAGCCGTTTCTGTCCCTTTTCGAAGCGGCAGGACGTGACTTTTACAAGCTCGACCCCGCACTGTTCAGCGTGGCCGAGATCGTTTTTCACAATGTTCGGACCGGCCGAGCCTTCCACTACGGCGAATGCGTTCCCGACTTGGTGTCGCAATCGACCGGATTTTGA